A genomic region of Bradyrhizobium sp. ORS 278 contains the following coding sequences:
- a CDS encoding NAD(P)-dependent oxidoreductase: protein MHVLIFGGAGFVGLNTAQGLLERGHAVTVFDAAPLPSAAQRAFAPFGERLHVINGDVIDADAVAAAIGNGCDAVVMGAAITAGPERDASDPERILAVNLLAQVPILQAARRSGVRRVINLSSAASYGASGQRFAVLEETTPCEPVSLYAITKFTSERVAARLSDLWQTDVISVRLSAVFGPFERGGGVRDTPSPQALIAACCARSEPALLNEAGDKDWVYAVDVADAVCLLLEAEKPQQTLYNISNEATFTAEAWGRAFASGRSGFTCRLAEPGETPTVPVFAPVRGRLSTMRLANEFGWRARFDCAGSAEHFGRWFDQYGRD, encoded by the coding sequence ATGCATGTCCTGATCTTCGGCGGCGCCGGCTTCGTCGGACTTAACACTGCGCAAGGACTGCTCGAGCGTGGGCATGCGGTGACCGTATTCGATGCGGCACCGCTGCCGAGCGCGGCGCAGCGCGCCTTCGCACCGTTTGGTGAACGGCTGCACGTGATCAACGGCGACGTCATAGACGCCGACGCCGTCGCGGCCGCTATCGGCAATGGCTGCGATGCCGTCGTCATGGGCGCCGCGATCACCGCCGGTCCCGAACGCGATGCGTCCGATCCCGAGCGCATCCTCGCCGTGAATCTGCTCGCACAGGTACCGATCTTGCAGGCCGCGCGGCGCAGCGGCGTCCGGCGCGTGATCAATCTGTCGTCGGCTGCATCCTACGGCGCCAGCGGCCAGCGCTTCGCGGTGCTGGAGGAGACCACGCCGTGCGAACCGGTGTCGCTGTATGCGATCACGAAATTCACCTCCGAACGCGTCGCCGCGCGACTGTCAGATCTTTGGCAGACCGACGTCATCAGCGTGCGCTTGTCCGCCGTGTTCGGGCCGTTCGAGCGCGGCGGGGGCGTGCGCGATACGCCATCGCCGCAGGCGCTGATCGCGGCCTGCTGCGCGCGCAGCGAGCCGGCGTTGTTGAACGAAGCCGGCGACAAGGACTGGGTCTACGCGGTCGATGTCGCCGATGCCGTGTGCCTGCTGCTCGAAGCGGAGAAGCCGCAGCAGACGCTCTACAACATCTCGAACGAGGCGACGTTTACGGCCGAGGCGTGGGGCCGCGCCTTCGCGAGCGGTCGGTCCGGCTTCACCTGCCGCCTCGCGGAGCCGGGCGAAACGCCGACGGTGCCTGTGTTCGCGCCGGTCCGCGGCCGGCTGTCGACGATGCGGCTGGCGAACGAGTTCGGCTGGCGCGCGCGGTTCGACTGCGCAGGCTCCGCCGAACATTTCGGCCGCTGGTTCGATCAGTACGGGAGGGATTGA
- a CDS encoding ABC transporter permease, with translation MGTIGATLLRAGRRFVSSLPALFGVLVFTFLLMRVLPGDPAVFFASGPNAGKEEIEVIRRQLGLDKPLPNQLAIYLTDVARGNLGRSMMTGQAVSKDLKERLPASLELTLTALLIALVSAVPLGVIAALRPGSLVDHGVRLFCSLGVCVPTFVSGLLLIYVFYYLLGFAPDPTGRIDIFTTMPPSRTGFLMIDFLLAGDLEGWSAAARQLMLPAFTMALFVIAPLARITRASMLVSLGSDFVRTARSVGLSWWRIVVTYALRNAILPVITIAGIVFSTMLGANVLVEKVFSWPGVASYALDALLVSDYAPVQGFVLLMATIFVIVNLLVDLLYGMADPRATVA, from the coding sequence ATGGGCACGATCGGCGCAACTCTGCTGCGGGCGGGACGACGCTTCGTCTCGTCGCTGCCGGCGCTGTTCGGCGTGCTGGTCTTCACCTTCCTGCTGATGCGCGTGCTGCCGGGCGACCCGGCCGTGTTCTTCGCCTCCGGGCCCAATGCCGGCAAGGAGGAGATCGAGGTCATCCGCCGGCAGCTCGGGCTCGACAAGCCGCTGCCGAACCAGCTCGCGATCTATCTGACCGACGTCGCCCGCGGCAATCTCGGCCGCTCGATGATGACCGGCCAGGCCGTGTCGAAGGATCTCAAGGAGCGGCTGCCGGCTTCGCTGGAACTGACCTTGACGGCGCTGCTGATCGCGCTGGTTTCGGCGGTGCCGCTCGGCGTCATCGCGGCGCTCAGGCCGGGCTCGCTGGTCGATCACGGCGTGCGGCTGTTCTGCTCGCTCGGCGTCTGCGTGCCGACCTTCGTCTCGGGATTGCTGTTGATCTACGTGTTCTATTATCTGCTCGGCTTCGCACCGGATCCGACCGGGCGGATCGACATCTTCACCACGATGCCGCCGTCGCGCACCGGGTTCCTGATGATCGATTTCCTGCTCGCCGGCGATCTCGAGGGCTGGTCGGCGGCGGCGCGGCAGCTGATGCTGCCGGCCTTCACCATGGCGCTGTTCGTGATCGCGCCGCTGGCGCGCATCACCCGCGCCTCGATGCTGGTCTCGCTCGGCAGCGACTTCGTGCGCACCGCCCGCTCGGTCGGGCTGTCATGGTGGCGCATCGTCGTCACCTATGCCCTGAGGAACGCGATCCTGCCGGTCATCACCATCGCCGGCATCGTGTTCTCGACCATGCTCGGCGCGAATGTGCTGGTGGAAAAAGTGTTCTCCTGGCCGGGCGTCGCCTCCTACGCGCTCGACGCGCTGCTGGTCTCGGACTACGCACCGGTGCAGGGCTTCGTTCTGCTGATGGCGACGATCTTCGTGATCGTCAATCTGCTGGTCGATCTGCTCTACGGCATGGCCGATCCCCGCGCGACGGTGGCATGA
- a CDS encoding LysR family transcriptional regulator produces MPLNLRQIEVFRAIMITGSISGAARLLSVSQPAISRLLAYTEDGLKLKLFERISGRVQPTPEAKRLFAEVEHVHRGVARINDLADELRAGGTGTIRVVASPSAGYGMVPDALARLRSSFPDLRVEFESLTLREIVNRVGAARADLAVTVLPVDEPTVAVETIAEGALHVIMPADHALAKLRSIRPKDMLPYPLVGFGPQTPYGHIVTSALAGGPEPTTIVRYTPDACAMVRAGAGLAVVDEFVLRGRAWPDLAARPLAPKTPMRAYLLTPRFEPLSRNAAALADILRQRDRKGTPPKR; encoded by the coding sequence ATGCCGCTGAATCTGCGCCAGATCGAAGTCTTCCGCGCCATCATGATCACCGGCTCGATCAGCGGCGCCGCCCGGCTTCTATCGGTGTCACAGCCCGCCATCAGCCGGCTGCTGGCCTACACCGAGGACGGCCTCAAGCTGAAGCTGTTCGAGCGCATCAGCGGTCGGGTGCAGCCGACGCCGGAGGCCAAGCGGCTGTTCGCCGAGGTCGAGCACGTGCACCGCGGCGTCGCGCGCATCAACGACCTGGCCGACGAGTTGCGCGCCGGCGGCACCGGCACCATCCGCGTTGTGGCCAGCCCGAGCGCGGGATACGGCATGGTGCCCGACGCATTGGCGCGGCTGCGCAGCAGCTTTCCCGATCTGCGCGTCGAGTTCGAGTCGCTGACGCTGCGCGAGATTGTCAATCGTGTCGGCGCCGCGCGCGCCGATCTCGCCGTGACCGTGCTGCCGGTCGACGAGCCGACGGTCGCGGTGGAGACGATCGCGGAAGGCGCGCTGCACGTGATCATGCCGGCCGATCATGCGCTGGCGAAGCTGCGCAGCATCCGGCCGAAGGACATGCTGCCCTACCCGCTGGTCGGGTTCGGCCCGCAGACGCCCTACGGTCACATCGTCACGTCAGCGTTGGCCGGCGGCCCCGAGCCCACGACGATCGTGCGCTACACGCCCGATGCCTGCGCCATGGTCCGCGCCGGCGCCGGCCTTGCCGTGGTCGACGAGTTCGTGCTGCGCGGCCGCGCCTGGCCCGACCTCGCGGCACGCCCGCTCGCGCCGAAGACGCCGATGCGGGCGTATTTGTTGACGCCGCGGTTCGAACCTTTGTCGCGAAATGCGGCGGCGCTGGCGGATATCTTGCGGCAACGAGATCGGAAGGGGACGCCGCCGAAGCGCTGA
- a CDS encoding ABC transporter permease, producing the protein MTTMETSSTLRHTAFVLRGNPVTAIAAAGALLLALMAIAAPWLAPYDPIASDVPAALQPPSAAHWFGTDQLGRDVLSRLIVASRLDLTIAVTAVAVSFAIGSVIGALCGYTGGRLDKAVGRFVDVLMAFPLFVLAMAMVAALGNRVENIVIATAIINLPFYIRFARAEVNIRRNLGWVEAARACGESHVAVVLRFLLPNVLPAMAVQMSLNLGWAILNAAGLSFIGLGVKPPTPEWGIMVAEGARFISTGRWWLVAFPGLALMSAVLCFNLLGDGLRDILDPRMRT; encoded by the coding sequence ATGACCACGATGGAGACGTCATCGACCTTGCGCCATACCGCTTTCGTGCTGCGCGGCAATCCGGTCACGGCGATCGCGGCCGCCGGCGCGCTGCTGCTGGCGCTGATGGCAATAGCAGCGCCGTGGCTCGCGCCCTACGATCCCATCGCCTCCGACGTGCCAGCGGCGCTGCAGCCGCCGAGCGCGGCGCACTGGTTCGGTACCGATCAGCTCGGGCGTGACGTGCTGAGCCGCCTGATCGTGGCGAGCCGGCTCGATCTCACCATCGCCGTGACGGCTGTCGCGGTGTCCTTCGCGATCGGCTCCGTCATCGGCGCGCTGTGCGGCTATACCGGCGGCCGGCTCGACAAGGCGGTCGGGCGCTTCGTCGACGTGCTGATGGCGTTCCCGCTGTTCGTGCTGGCAATGGCGATGGTTGCCGCGCTCGGCAACCGCGTCGAGAACATCGTGATCGCGACCGCGATCATCAACCTGCCGTTCTACATCCGCTTCGCGCGAGCCGAGGTGAACATCCGCCGCAACCTCGGCTGGGTCGAGGCCGCGCGTGCCTGCGGCGAAAGCCACGTCGCCGTGGTGCTGCGCTTCCTGCTGCCGAACGTGCTGCCGGCGATGGCGGTTCAGATGTCGCTCAATCTCGGCTGGGCGATCCTCAATGCCGCGGGCCTCTCCTTCATCGGCCTCGGCGTCAAGCCGCCGACGCCGGAGTGGGGCATCATGGTCGCCGAGGGCGCGCGCTTCATCTCGACGGGGCGGTGGTGGCTGGTGGCGTTCCCGGGCTTGGCACTCATGAGTGCTGTGCTGTGCTTCAACCTGCTCGGCGATGGCCTGCGCG
- a CDS encoding SDR family oxidoreductase, whose protein sequence is MRLKDKVAIITGGGSGIGRASAVMFAREGAFIAVVDRDAAGADETLTLVREAGGDGSVHVGDVGEAGFAKATIEGVASARGRLDVLMTAAGFSCGGTVVTTDPADWDAVFRANVGGTWLWAKVAVPIMQQQKAGSIITVASQLAVAGGKGNSAYIAAKGAIISLTRTMAVDFATDGVRVNALAPGAIDTPLLRRSFARHADPELVREASRQRHAMKRFGEADEVAAAALFLASDEASFTTGAVLPVDGGWLAA, encoded by the coding sequence ATGCGGCTGAAGGATAAGGTCGCCATCATCACCGGCGGCGGCTCCGGCATCGGCCGCGCCAGCGCCGTGATGTTCGCGCGCGAAGGTGCATTCATCGCGGTGGTGGATCGCGATGCTGCTGGCGCTGACGAGACGCTGACGCTGGTGCGCGAGGCGGGCGGTGACGGCAGCGTCCATGTCGGCGATGTCGGTGAGGCCGGCTTTGCGAAGGCGACGATCGAGGGGGTCGCATCGGCGCGCGGCCGGCTCGACGTGCTGATGACGGCGGCGGGCTTTTCCTGCGGCGGCACCGTCGTCACCACCGACCCCGCCGATTGGGACGCCGTGTTCCGCGCCAATGTCGGTGGCACCTGGCTGTGGGCGAAGGTCGCGGTGCCGATCATGCAGCAGCAGAAGGCGGGATCGATCATCACCGTGGCGTCGCAGCTCGCTGTCGCAGGCGGCAAGGGCAACAGTGCCTATATCGCCGCCAAGGGCGCGATCATCAGCCTGACCCGCACCATGGCGGTCGACTTCGCCACCGACGGCGTCCGCGTCAATGCGCTGGCGCCCGGCGCCATCGACACGCCGCTGCTGCGCCGGAGCTTCGCCCGCCACGCCGATCCCGAGCTGGTGCGCGAAGCCTCGCGCCAGCGGCATGCGATGAAGCGGTTCGGCGAGGCGGACGAGGTCGCGGCGGCGGCGCTGTTTCTAGCGAGCGACGAAGCGTCGTTCACGACTGGAGCCGTGCTGCCGGTGGATGGCGGCTGGCTGGCGGCGTAG
- a CDS encoding ABC transporter substrate-binding protein yields MSFKMSKRSLFAATALLAVSLAAPAANAQSRAETLRYVTGATVNTLDPNIPGSTREAFALSMSSYDRLVSFGRKQLNGKWVFDLDTITGELAESYSVSADGLKITFKLRPDAKFQDGSPVTAEDVKWSLDRCVTAPILGKAQLLTGSLTSADQFKVIDPLTIEVTLPKPDKLALPNLATVYPIIINSKLAKAHATADDPWALNWTKENAAGSGAYIVETFKPGEQVIAKRNEAWNRGTPDKPAAFKRLIIQSVPEPATRANLVERGDADLVIDLQASDVQSLEGKGKLKVISTPQYNAVTFISMNNTIPPFDNVNVRRAIAYALPYDDMFKAALFGRGAPLFGATWADGKPTSGGYPIPQPIKLDLEKAKAYLKDAGMPEGFSTTFSFNVGQAATAEPMAALVKESLAKIGIKVDIQKLPDAQMSTAINEKKLPFFIEGIVAWLPSTDYFYRNFYTGKQRWNYSSTDNAELEKIAQEARFEADKAKYEEEGKALNAIHFDQMFQIPIWQAAQDAVMQPTVDGYVYQFTRQVDYRNLSRK; encoded by the coding sequence ATGAGTTTCAAGATGTCCAAACGTTCGTTGTTTGCGGCGACCGCGTTGCTCGCGGTGTCGTTGGCGGCGCCAGCGGCCAACGCGCAGAGCCGCGCGGAGACGTTGCGCTATGTCACCGGCGCGACCGTCAACACGCTCGACCCGAACATTCCGGGCTCGACCCGTGAAGCCTTCGCGCTGTCGATGTCGAGCTACGACCGGCTGGTGTCGTTCGGCCGCAAGCAACTCAATGGTAAGTGGGTGTTCGATCTCGACACGATCACCGGCGAGCTCGCCGAATCCTATTCGGTCAGCGCCGACGGATTGAAGATCACCTTCAAGCTGCGCCCCGATGCCAAGTTCCAGGACGGATCGCCGGTGACCGCCGAGGACGTGAAGTGGTCGCTCGACCGCTGCGTCACCGCGCCGATCCTCGGCAAGGCGCAGCTCTTGACGGGCTCGCTGACCTCGGCCGATCAGTTCAAGGTCATTGATCCCCTGACGATCGAAGTGACGTTGCCGAAGCCGGACAAGCTGGCGCTGCCGAACCTCGCCACCGTCTATCCGATCATTATCAACTCCAAGCTCGCCAAGGCGCATGCGACCGCTGACGATCCGTGGGCGCTGAACTGGACCAAGGAGAACGCGGCCGGCAGCGGCGCCTACATCGTCGAGACGTTCAAGCCGGGCGAGCAGGTGATCGCGAAGCGCAACGAGGCCTGGAACCGCGGCACGCCGGACAAGCCGGCAGCGTTCAAGCGGCTGATCATCCAGTCGGTGCCGGAGCCGGCGACGCGCGCCAATCTGGTCGAGCGCGGCGACGCCGATCTCGTGATCGATCTCCAGGCCAGCGACGTGCAGTCGCTCGAAGGCAAGGGCAAGCTGAAGGTGATCTCGACGCCGCAATACAATGCGGTGACCTTCATCTCGATGAACAATACCATCCCGCCGTTCGACAACGTCAATGTGCGCCGCGCCATCGCCTACGCGCTGCCCTATGACGACATGTTCAAGGCCGCTTTGTTCGGCCGCGGCGCGCCGCTGTTCGGCGCGACCTGGGCCGACGGCAAGCCGACGAGCGGCGGCTATCCGATTCCGCAGCCGATCAAGCTCGATCTGGAGAAGGCCAAGGCCTATCTGAAGGACGCCGGCATGCCGGAGGGCTTCTCGACGACGTTCAGCTTCAATGTCGGCCAGGCCGCGACCGCCGAGCCGATGGCGGCGCTGGTCAAGGAATCCCTGGCTAAGATCGGCATCAAGGTCGATATCCAGAAGCTGCCGGATGCGCAGATGTCGACGGCGATCAACGAGAAGAAGCTGCCGTTCTTCATCGAGGGTATCGTCGCCTGGCTGCCGTCGACCGACTACTTCTATCGCAACTTCTACACCGGAAAGCAGCGCTGGAACTACTCCTCGACCGACAATGCCGAGCTGGAGAAGATCGCGCAGGAGGCTCGCTTCGAGGCCGACAAGGCGAAGTACGAGGAAGAGGGCAAGGCGCTCAACGCCATCCACTTCGACCAGATGTTCCAGATCCCGATCTGGCAGGCGGCGCAGGATGCGGTGATGCAGCCGACGGTGGATGGCTACGTCTACCAGTTCACCCGCCAGGTCGATTATCGTAACCTGAGCCGCAAGTAG
- a CDS encoding NAD(P)-binding domain-containing protein — protein sequence MSDGLAALTAQVRSDLAKIAHPSMPWLKPVAGPDERPALDVLIVGGGQSGLATAFALLRSRVSNILVLDKAEEGREGPWLTYARMPTLRSPKDFTGPDLDIPCLTYQAWHEAKFGEQSWRDLNLIPREYWADYLAWYRDVLDLPVRNGCEIVDIAPAEGGLLRVTVRSASGESTLYARKIVLATGQEGMGDWSIPEPLRHLPATRCVHSGAAIDFDRLRGRRVAVIGAGASAFDNAAVALEAGANRVDLLCRRAEIQLIQPYRWLTFRGFLRHFSELDDAWRWRFMRAVLELREGFPQHTYDRCARHAAFHLHEGAPLMAARETSDGVVLQTAKGEITTDFVISATGISMDFSRRPELQRFAANIARWSDRYTPDPSERNDRLGAFPYLADDYALCERSPGKTPWIRDIHVFAIASTMSFGASGSSINAMTTAVPKLVHGLTRGLFTADIDKHWANFQAYDVRQAEIRRGT from the coding sequence ATGAGCGACGGTCTCGCCGCACTGACGGCCCAGGTTCGCAGCGATCTTGCGAAGATCGCGCATCCCAGCATGCCATGGCTCAAACCTGTTGCCGGTCCCGATGAGCGGCCTGCGCTGGACGTACTGATCGTCGGCGGCGGCCAGTCGGGTCTCGCGACCGCGTTCGCTCTGCTGCGCTCGCGCGTCAGCAACATTCTCGTGCTCGACAAGGCGGAGGAGGGGCGCGAAGGACCGTGGCTGACCTACGCGCGCATGCCCACTTTGCGCAGCCCGAAGGATTTCACCGGCCCCGATCTCGACATCCCCTGCCTGACCTATCAGGCGTGGCACGAAGCAAAGTTCGGTGAGCAGAGCTGGCGCGATCTTAACCTGATCCCGCGCGAATATTGGGCAGACTACCTCGCCTGGTATCGCGACGTGCTCGATCTTCCCGTGCGCAATGGCTGCGAGATCGTCGACATCGCGCCGGCCGAAGGCGGGCTGTTGCGCGTGACGGTGCGCAGCGCGTCCGGAGAGAGCACGCTGTACGCGCGCAAGATCGTGCTCGCGACCGGCCAGGAGGGCATGGGCGACTGGAGCATTCCAGAACCTTTGCGGCATCTGCCTGCGACGCGATGCGTACATTCCGGCGCGGCGATCGACTTCGACCGCCTGCGCGGTCGCCGTGTCGCCGTGATCGGCGCCGGCGCATCGGCCTTCGACAATGCAGCGGTTGCGCTCGAGGCCGGTGCTAACAGGGTCGATCTGTTGTGCCGCCGCGCGGAAATTCAGTTGATCCAACCTTATCGCTGGCTAACGTTCCGAGGCTTCCTGCGGCACTTCTCCGAACTCGACGATGCCTGGCGCTGGCGGTTCATGCGCGCCGTGCTCGAACTGCGCGAGGGCTTTCCGCAGCATACCTATGACCGCTGCGCGCGCCATGCCGCTTTTCATCTGCACGAGGGCGCGCCCCTGATGGCCGCGCGCGAGACGTCCGATGGTGTCGTGCTCCAGACGGCAAAAGGCGAGATCACGACCGACTTCGTGATCAGCGCGACCGGTATCTCGATGGATTTCAGCCGGCGTCCTGAGCTGCAGCGCTTCGCCGCCAACATCGCGCGCTGGTCGGACCGCTACACGCCCGATCCAAGCGAGCGCAACGATCGGCTTGGTGCTTTTCCGTACCTGGCAGACGACTACGCGCTGTGCGAGCGGAGTCCCGGCAAGACGCCGTGGATCCGTGACATCCATGTGTTCGCAATCGCGTCGACGATGAGCTTCGGTGCGTCCGGATCATCCATCAACGCGATGACGACGGCGGTGCCGAAGCTCGTGCATGGTCTCACGCGCGGACTGTTCACGGCCGACATCGACAAGCATTGGGCCAACTTTCAGGCCTATGATGTGAGACAGGCCGAGATCCGCCGTGGCACGTGA
- the hydA gene encoding dihydropyrimidinase, whose product MTEPAYDLIIRGGRVATTTDTFEADVAVSGETIAAIGRGLGPAKREIDARGKYVLPGGVDSHCHIEQLSAAGIVNADTFESATTSAAFGGTTSVISFAAQHVGMQLPQVLEEYHALARKGAVIDYAFHMIIADPTKDTLERDLPALIRQGHGSIKIFMTYDRLKIEDEPLLDILVAAREGGAMLCAHAENHGIISWMVKRLLARGYTAPKYHAISHARFSEAEAFNRLIGMAALVDQPIMIFHVSTAEGARVIRDARGQGLKVFAETCPQYLFMTADDLDKPGIEGAKWMCSPPPRRAPDQEALWQALSLGDLQTISSDHAPYRFDETGKLRAGPNPNFKQIANGLPGLELRLPLLFDAMVSKGRLGLNKFVELTATAPAKIYNLHPRKGAIAIGADADIALWDPDKRVTIADDSMHDLAGYTPFAGRSVQGWPVTVLSRGRVIVDDGKIAVQPGSGQFLARSGGEAAKPTGRLVADMDPEQNFGATLL is encoded by the coding sequence ATGACCGAGCCGGCCTATGACCTGATCATCCGGGGAGGGCGCGTCGCCACCACCACCGACACGTTCGAGGCCGATGTCGCCGTCTCCGGCGAGACCATCGCGGCGATCGGTCGCGGGCTCGGACCTGCGAAGCGCGAGATCGACGCGCGCGGCAAATACGTACTGCCCGGCGGCGTCGACAGCCATTGCCACATCGAGCAGCTCTCGGCCGCGGGTATCGTCAATGCAGATACGTTCGAGAGCGCGACGACCTCTGCGGCGTTTGGCGGCACGACGTCAGTGATTTCGTTCGCCGCGCAGCATGTGGGTATGCAGCTGCCGCAGGTGCTCGAGGAGTATCACGCGCTGGCGCGCAAGGGCGCGGTCATCGACTATGCGTTCCACATGATCATCGCGGATCCGACCAAGGACACCCTGGAGCGCGATCTGCCGGCGCTGATCCGGCAGGGCCACGGCTCGATCAAGATCTTCATGACCTATGACCGGCTCAAGATCGAAGACGAGCCGCTGCTCGACATTCTCGTCGCCGCGCGCGAGGGCGGCGCGATGCTGTGCGCGCATGCCGAGAACCACGGCATCATTTCCTGGATGGTGAAGCGGCTGCTGGCGCGCGGCTACACCGCGCCGAAATATCACGCCATCAGCCATGCGCGGTTCTCCGAGGCGGAGGCGTTCAACCGGCTGATCGGTATGGCCGCGCTGGTCGATCAGCCGATCATGATCTTCCACGTTTCGACCGCCGAAGGCGCCAGGGTCATCCGCGACGCGCGCGGGCAGGGGCTGAAGGTGTTCGCGGAGACCTGCCCGCAATATCTGTTCATGACGGCCGACGATTTGGACAAGCCAGGCATCGAGGGCGCGAAGTGGATGTGCAGCCCGCCGCCGCGCCGCGCGCCGGACCAGGAGGCGCTGTGGCAGGCGCTGTCGCTCGGCGACCTGCAGACGATCTCGTCGGACCACGCGCCGTATCGCTTCGACGAGACCGGCAAGCTGCGCGCCGGTCCCAATCCGAACTTCAAGCAGATCGCCAACGGCCTGCCGGGCCTCGAGCTGCGGCTGCCGCTGCTGTTCGACGCGATGGTGTCGAAGGGCCGGCTCGGCCTGAACAAGTTCGTCGAGCTGACGGCGACAGCGCCGGCCAAGATCTACAATCTGCATCCGCGCAAGGGCGCGATCGCGATCGGGGCCGATGCAGATATCGCGCTGTGGGATCCGGACAAGCGGGTGACGATTGCTGATGACAGCATGCACGATCTCGCCGGCTACACGCCGTTCGCGGGGCGCAGCGTGCAGGGCTGGCCTGTGACCGTTCTGTCGCGCGGTCGGGTGATTGTCGATGATGGCAAGATCGCGGTGCAGCCCGGCTCCGGCCAGTTCCTCGCCCGCAGCGGCGGCGAGGCGGCGAAGCCGACGGGACGTCTGGTGGCGGACATGGACCCCGAGCAGAACTTTGGGGCGACGCTGCTGTGA